The following proteins come from a genomic window of Trifolium pratense cultivar HEN17-A07 linkage group LG4, ARS_RC_1.1, whole genome shotgun sequence:
- the LOC123920279 gene encoding deoxyuridine 5'-triphosphate nucleotidohydrolase-like: MANVNGVVSPNFLRVKKLSDKAVIPTRGSSLSAGYDLSSAADTKVPARGKALIPTDLSIAVPEGTYARVAPRSGLTWKHSIDVGAGVIDADYRGPVGVILFNHSDVDFDVKIGDRIAQLIIEKIITPEVSEVHDLDCTVRGEGGFGSTGV, encoded by the exons ATGGCTAACGTAAACGGCGTCGTTTCACCCAATTTTCTCCGAGTGAAAAAACTCTCCGACAAAGCCGTTATACCTACCAGAGGTTCCTCTCTCTCCGCCGGATACGATCTTTCCAGCGCCGCCGATACAAAAGTTCCGGCAAGAGGCAAAGCTCTAATTCCCACTGATCTATCGATCGCCGTCCCTGAAGGAACCTATGCCCGTGTTG CGCCGAGATCGGGTTTGACTTGGAAGCATTCTATTGATGTTGGTGCTGGAGTGATTGATGCTGATTATAGAGGACCTGTTGGGGTTATACTGTTTAATCATTCTGATGTTGATTTTGATGTGAAAATTGGTGATAGAATTGCTCAGTTAATAATTGAGAAGATTATTACTCCTGAGGTTTCTGAGGTTCATGATTTAGATTGTACTGTTAGAGGTGAAGGTGGTTTTGGATCTACTGGGGTTTGA